Proteins encoded within one genomic window of Balneolaceae bacterium:
- a CDS encoding FtsW/RodA/SpoVE family cell cycle protein produces MFNSKEFSWSVIAIWVGIFSIGLAAIYSATQGPVSQFLPEYIQNNFFKQAIWIGLSIVVLIGIQFVSPRTFQGGAYLFYAFCIFLMIITLFFGVEVSGSRSWLRIGSFNLQVGEITKIATILAAANYLTSRRDISAENLKTALTTVGFFLLPVILLLLQNEAGIAIVYLAILPVVLFWSGLPHGISLLMIAPALIGYFTILDWMWGAIMVGIVTIGIFLLQRRNWLTFTSLAMGILIVIGTEVALEQVLQPHQRARIESFANPTLDPLGAGWNVLQAKTAIGSGGLYGKGFLEGTQTQLRFLPEQWTDFIFCVIGEEFGFIGASIVIVLFSLLLLKMLSMAINHKHPFAQLVIVSVTFLFFAHFIINIGSATALLPIIGIPLPFMSYGGSAFLTNSIMLAICLNLDANKRSFSIYR; encoded by the coding sequence ATGTTTAATTCAAAAGAGTTTAGTTGGTCGGTAATTGCTATTTGGGTGGGTATTTTTTCGATTGGATTAGCCGCTATTTATAGCGCAACTCAGGGTCCCGTATCACAATTTTTACCGGAATACATTCAAAACAATTTCTTTAAGCAGGCAATTTGGATAGGATTATCCATTGTAGTGTTAATTGGCATACAGTTCGTTTCACCCCGAACCTTCCAGGGAGGAGCATACCTGTTTTATGCCTTTTGTATTTTTTTAATGATCATAACACTCTTTTTCGGAGTTGAAGTAAGCGGGTCCAGGAGCTGGCTTCGAATCGGATCGTTTAATTTGCAAGTAGGTGAAATCACAAAAATTGCTACCATTCTTGCAGCTGCAAACTATCTGACCAGCCGCCGGGACATTTCTGCTGAAAATTTAAAAACTGCACTTACAACAGTAGGTTTCTTCTTGCTCCCGGTTATTCTCCTACTACTACAGAACGAAGCTGGAATAGCGATCGTGTACCTGGCTATTCTACCTGTCGTTCTATTCTGGTCGGGTCTGCCTCACGGCATTTCTCTTTTAATGATTGCACCTGCACTTATCGGCTACTTTACCATATTAGATTGGATGTGGGGAGCCATTATGGTTGGAATAGTGACTATAGGAATTTTTCTTTTACAGCGAAGAAACTGGCTCACATTTACCTCTCTTGCAATGGGTATTTTAATTGTTATCGGAACAGAAGTTGCTTTAGAACAAGTTCTTCAGCCTCATCAAAGGGCCAGGATTGAGTCTTTTGCCAATCCAACCCTTGATCCCCTCGGGGCAGGATGGAACGTTTTACAGGCAAAAACAGCGATCGGATCGGGCGGACTTTATGGCAAAGGATTTCTGGAGGGAACCCAAACTCAGCTTCGATTTTTGCCTGAACAGTGGACCGATTTTATCTTCTGTGTTATAGGCGAAGAGTTTGGTTTTATAGGTGCATCGATTGTTATAGTCTTGTTCAGTCTCCTGTTATTGAAAATGCTTTCGATGGCAATAAATCATAAACATCCATTTGCGCAGTTAGTTATTGTAAGTGTAACATTCCTTTTTTTCGCACACTTTATCATCAATATCGGGAGTGCTACGGCTCTGCTGCCAATCATTGGAATTCCATTGCCCTTTATGAGCTATGGAGGATCTGCATTTCTGACCAATTCCATCATGTTGGCAATTTGTCTGAATCTGGATGCAAATAAACGATCGTTCAGTATCTACAGGTAG
- the mrdA gene encoding penicillin-binding protein 2: MHKQADRVRTSGRVLRAVLIISLLILLGRIFQLQIIEYETYTPLSMQNSLRMEVVNPARGLIYDKNGTILVENQPIYSITITPSRFDEQKIPLLAKLLQVEEELVEERITKAQQYSWHRTSRLFTEVSFDTFSAIQENLWRLPGIGHQIESKRHYPTDVKASHVMGYLREATREEYLASDNILLGDKIGKSGLEMIYDNYLRGEAGTEYIRVNAFGQELGSYEEGMLDIPPQKGSDLITSLDAELQLLSEELMVNKRGGIVAIDPQTGGVLSMVSTPQYDLSKLAGRMDSEYWQKINAHPHTPLYNRAISSRQPPGSTFKPFMGLVGMELGLITPQTEIYNPGYYTRGRRYGDLADPGNYNLEKAITYSSNTFFFWMMDRIAGRGMLNSWSELIKDFGIGPKNNIDLPFEVSGIIPDSTYMNERFGDRYWGVGDLMSLGIGQGMVSASPLQMAVAASTIANGGYRVQPHIVSAIKDQNGEFQYTNPVFEKIEWLKPNQLEVVKKGMRGVVSTGGGRYYANLPDIEVAGKTGTSQNPYGEDHGWFIAFAPMDNPQIAVAVLIENAGYGSISAAPIASLIIEKYLTRELNRQRVVDYVMDFKSKDTQTAEAN, translated from the coding sequence ATGCACAAACAAGCAGATCGGGTTCGCACTTCGGGCAGAGTTCTTCGCGCTGTTCTTATTATCAGTCTGCTCATTCTCCTGGGGCGAATATTTCAGCTTCAGATTATTGAGTATGAAACGTATACACCGCTCAGCATGCAGAATTCTCTGAGGATGGAAGTCGTAAACCCGGCCCGTGGTTTAATCTATGATAAAAACGGTACGATTCTCGTTGAAAATCAACCTATCTATTCCATAACTATTACACCTTCGAGATTTGATGAACAAAAAATTCCGCTTTTAGCAAAACTGTTGCAGGTTGAAGAGGAGTTGGTTGAAGAACGAATTACCAAAGCCCAGCAATACTCCTGGCATCGAACATCAAGACTTTTTACCGAGGTATCTTTTGATACATTTTCTGCCATCCAGGAAAATCTCTGGCGGCTTCCGGGCATAGGCCACCAGATTGAAAGTAAACGTCATTATCCCACCGATGTAAAAGCATCTCATGTTATGGGCTACCTGCGAGAAGCCACTCGTGAGGAGTACCTGGCGTCTGACAATATCTTGTTGGGAGATAAAATCGGTAAAAGTGGCCTTGAAATGATCTACGATAATTATCTGCGTGGTGAGGCAGGCACTGAATATATACGCGTTAATGCATTCGGACAGGAACTCGGATCTTACGAAGAGGGCATGCTGGATATTCCTCCTCAAAAAGGATCTGATCTTATCACATCACTGGATGCCGAACTACAGCTACTTTCTGAAGAACTGATGGTGAATAAACGCGGCGGTATCGTGGCAATCGACCCGCAAACGGGCGGCGTTTTAAGCATGGTCAGCACTCCTCAATATGATTTATCGAAACTGGCGGGCCGCATGGATTCTGAATATTGGCAAAAGATTAATGCGCATCCGCATACCCCGCTTTATAATCGGGCAATCTCATCCCGACAGCCGCCAGGCTCAACTTTTAAACCATTTATGGGATTAGTTGGCATGGAACTTGGGCTGATCACTCCACAAACTGAAATCTATAATCCGGGATATTATACCCGGGGCAGACGATATGGTGATCTGGCTGATCCGGGCAATTACAATCTCGAAAAAGCGATCACGTATTCAAGTAACACTTTTTTCTTTTGGATGATGGATAGAATTGCCGGACGGGGTATGCTGAACAGTTGGTCGGAATTGATTAAGGATTTCGGAATCGGACCTAAAAATAATATCGATTTGCCATTCGAAGTTTCGGGGATTATACCGGACAGCACCTATATGAATGAACGATTCGGTGACCGGTACTGGGGCGTTGGTGACCTGATGAGTCTTGGAATTGGACAGGGAATGGTCTCTGCCTCTCCCCTTCAAATGGCGGTAGCTGCATCTACAATAGCTAACGGCGGATATCGAGTTCAGCCACATATTGTCAGCGCCATCAAAGATCAGAATGGTGAGTTTCAGTACACAAATCCGGTATTTGAAAAGATTGAATGGCTGAAGCCCAATCAGCTTGAAGTTGTAAAAAAGGGTATGAGAGGCGTGGTTAGCACCGGTGGCGGACGATATTACGCAAATTTACCCGATATTGAAGTTGCGGGTAAAACAGGCACCTCTCAGAATCCATATGGAGAGGATCATGGCTGGTTTATTGCCTTCGCACCGATGGATAACCCTCAAATAGCAGTGGCTGTTTTGATTGAAAATGCGGGATATGGCTCTATTTCTGCCGCACCTATAGCTTCGCTCATCATTGAAAAATATTTAACCCGGGAGCTTAACCGGCAGCGAGTGGTTGATTATGTGATGGACTTTAAATCAAAAGACACTCAAACTGCGGAGGCCAACTGA
- the mreD gene encoding rod shape-determining protein MreD, whose protein sequence is MILIGLGIVGIQTVLLRHFEIFGSEADLVLIFILWICAKKPKTNALLFAALLGFLQDALTDLWGIHMFSKTLLVFILHGYLNRISKSGFIFWQVFLLILTSAIIHNLIFYGVSLFSGLYSTTGVLWSFLLVSSVFTATLGSFLYLVRDDL, encoded by the coding sequence TTGATTTTAATCGGACTTGGAATTGTTGGTATTCAAACGGTTTTACTGCGGCATTTCGAAATATTTGGCTCCGAAGCCGACCTGGTACTGATTTTTATCTTGTGGATATGCGCAAAAAAACCTAAAACAAATGCTCTCTTATTTGCCGCCTTATTGGGATTTTTGCAGGATGCACTTACCGATTTATGGGGGATTCATATGTTTTCAAAAACATTACTGGTTTTTATACTACACGGATACCTCAATCGTATTTCAAAGAGCGGGTTTATCTTTTGGCAGGTATTTCTTTTGATTTTGACCTCAGCCATTATTCACAATCTGATTTTTTACGGTGTCAGCCTGTTTTCGGGGCTTTACTCAACCACAGGCGTTTTATGGAGTTTCTTGCTGGTAAGTTCGGTTTTTACTGCAACCCTGGGAAGTTTCCTCTATCTCGTAAGAGATGATTTATAA
- the mreC gene encoding rod shape-determining protein MreC, which produces MRQLADVKDYIITAVILLLAITLMVNRHEGGLQNLRKASITVLSYLEQPLSNFRIYRQAISTNTYLHRQNILLQDELNRLRSVEEQNRVLRDLLNLREESDLPLIPVRVVAKDLISINSSITVSAGTDEGVKVGMPVINSDGLIGQVIIVSKDYSQVLPYSNSMFRVSAQIEENRAYGIVSWPARSTRELLLRFIPETVQVDTGQTVYTSGYSNQFPSGIPIGRVTKTESGSGIETQTIYLEAFADLSRVAEAFIIEFEPDTTIQNLNEAQEDLF; this is translated from the coding sequence ATGCGACAATTAGCGGATGTTAAAGATTACATCATTACAGCAGTAATCCTGCTGCTCGCCATCACCCTGATGGTAAACCGCCATGAAGGAGGTCTCCAAAATCTTCGTAAAGCCTCCATCACCGTCCTCAGCTATCTTGAACAACCGCTTTCCAATTTTCGGATTTACAGACAAGCCATATCCACAAATACATATCTGCACAGGCAAAATATTCTACTGCAGGATGAACTGAATAGATTACGGTCAGTTGAAGAACAAAATCGGGTTTTGAGAGATCTCTTGAATCTGCGGGAGGAAAGTGATCTCCCGCTAATTCCAGTACGTGTAGTTGCCAAGGATTTGATAAGTATTAACAGTTCAATCACAGTCAGTGCCGGTACGGATGAAGGCGTTAAGGTTGGAATGCCGGTGATAAATTCAGACGGTTTGATCGGACAGGTGATCATTGTGTCAAAAGATTACTCGCAAGTGTTACCCTATTCCAACTCCATGTTTCGGGTCAGTGCTCAAATTGAAGAAAACCGGGCCTACGGAATTGTATCCTGGCCGGCAAGATCAACCCGTGAGTTACTCTTGAGATTTATCCCGGAAACCGTTCAAGTAGATACGGGGCAGACCGTCTACACCTCGGGATACAGCAATCAGTTTCCATCAGGTATTCCCATCGGAAGGGTAACTAAAACCGAATCGGGTTCAGGTATTGAAACTCAAACGATATATCTTGAAGCATTTGCCGACCTTTCGAGGGTGGCAGAAGCGTTTATCATTGAATTTGAACCCGATACCACCATTCAGAACCTCAATGAAGCACAGGAGGATCTGTTTTGA
- a CDS encoding rod shape-determining protein, with protein MSKTYRKSKPRSKKGQKKNGLFDFLYTDIAIDLGTANTLVYARGQGIVLNEPSIVALNNRNEPVATGHEARLMHEKTHGNIRTVRPLRDGVIADFEVAEQLIRDMIQKVKMKWYSTTRQMVVCVPSGITEVERRAVRDSAEHAGAKEVYLVDEPMAAAIGIGLDVHEPVGNMIVDIGGGTTEIAVIALSGIVHAQSVRLGGDELNDDIVNYFRRNHNLLIGERTSEKIKCEIGSAAPLDEELEMITKGRDLVNGVPRTRQVTSKDVREAISESVNTIVESITKSLEQTPPELSADILDRGIMLTGGGALLKNLDKLIMETTDLPVHIAEDPLTAVVRGTGEILEDLDFYRTVIT; from the coding sequence ATGTCGAAGACTTACAGAAAATCTAAACCCCGAAGTAAAAAAGGACAAAAGAAAAACGGGCTCTTCGATTTTCTTTATACCGATATTGCAATTGACCTCGGCACAGCCAATACACTTGTTTATGCAAGAGGGCAAGGTATAGTTCTGAACGAACCCTCTATCGTAGCTCTGAATAACAGAAATGAACCGGTTGCAACGGGACACGAAGCCCGCCTTATGCATGAAAAAACGCATGGTAATATCAGAACTGTGCGTCCTCTCAGAGACGGTGTTATTGCGGATTTTGAGGTAGCCGAGCAACTGATCCGCGACATGATTCAGAAAGTAAAGATGAAATGGTATTCCACTACACGACAAATGGTTGTTTGTGTACCAAGCGGTATTACCGAGGTGGAACGCCGTGCTGTACGAGACAGTGCCGAACATGCTGGGGCTAAAGAGGTTTATCTTGTGGATGAACCGATGGCAGCGGCAATAGGAATTGGGTTAGATGTTCACGAACCGGTTGGTAATATGATTGTGGATATCGGTGGTGGAACTACAGAAATTGCAGTTATTGCATTATCCGGAATTGTACATGCTCAGTCGGTTCGGCTTGGGGGTGATGAACTGAACGATGATATTGTTAACTATTTTCGAAGAAATCATAATTTATTGATAGGAGAGCGTACCTCCGAAAAAATTAAGTGTGAGATTGGCTCAGCCGCTCCTTTAGATGAAGAACTTGAGATGATTACCAAAGGACGTGATCTTGTAAACGGTGTTCCCAGAACCCGCCAGGTAACTTCAAAAGATGTAAGAGAAGCAATTTCAGAATCTGTAAATACCATTGTTGAATCCATAACTAAATCACTTGAGCAAACACCTCCCGAACTATCTGCTGATATACTGGATCGTGGGATTATGCTCACCGGCGGGGGTGCCCTGCTGAAGAATCTCGACAAATTAATTATGGAGACAACAGATCTCCCCGTACATATTGCTGAGGATCCACTCACCGCCGTTGTACGAGGAACCGGGGAAATTCTCGAAGATCTCGATTTTTACAGAACTGTAATTACGTAA
- the purH gene encoding bifunctional phosphoribosylaminoimidazolecarboxamide formyltransferase/IMP cyclohydrolase has protein sequence MSLKPLSSLPQNPLKIKRALLSVSDKTGITELAEILHSAGVEIVSTGGTAKAIRKAEIPVTDVSEITGFAECLDGRVKTLHPKIHGGILARTSYQPDIDEIEELEISPFELVVVNLYPFKDVVKNVDINAATATENIDIGGPTMVRAAAKNFAHVCILTDPSQYIEFQDELHSDNKISYASRLRFARKAFEHTADYDAAISQYFNNLDDQELPEQLNISLPKHAVLRYGENPHQKASVYGKQDQFIDCFHGKELSYNNYLDIDSALRTMGDFKDEDPTVAIFKHTVPCGISTKSNLNEAYKRAFATDTVSPFGGIVITNRPLDMETATSIDSIFTEIILAPEYEDGVIEFLKQKKNRRLIKILNFPDHNNEYSARSIVGGALYQQFDNKIITADDLQVVTDRKPTDKELSDMLFGWKVVKHVKSNAIVYTKDQSTCGIGTGQTSRVESSVIAVRKAMNEDLSLKGSAIASDAFFPFADGVIAAAQSGATAVIQPGGSVRDQEVIEAANKYKMTMVFTGIRHFKH, from the coding sequence GTGTCTCTTAAACCTCTCTCTTCTCTACCTCAAAATCCTCTCAAAATAAAACGTGCTTTACTTTCCGTATCAGATAAAACAGGCATTACCGAACTGGCCGAAATACTTCACAGTGCCGGTGTAGAAATTGTAAGTACGGGCGGAACAGCCAAAGCAATTCGTAAAGCAGAAATTCCTGTAACGGATGTGAGCGAAATCACAGGATTCGCAGAATGCCTTGATGGCCGGGTAAAAACCCTGCATCCAAAAATTCACGGCGGAATCCTGGCACGAACAAGTTATCAGCCCGATATCGATGAAATTGAAGAACTGGAGATTTCACCTTTTGAACTTGTGGTTGTAAATCTGTACCCGTTCAAAGATGTTGTAAAAAATGTGGATATAAATGCAGCTACTGCAACTGAAAATATCGATATCGGCGGACCCACAATGGTTCGTGCTGCAGCTAAAAACTTTGCTCATGTCTGTATTTTAACGGATCCTTCTCAATACATCGAATTCCAGGACGAGTTACATTCAGATAATAAAATTAGTTATGCCTCCCGCTTGAGATTTGCAAGAAAAGCATTTGAGCATACTGCTGATTATGATGCAGCTATCAGTCAATATTTCAACAATCTGGACGATCAGGAACTACCGGAGCAGCTCAACATTTCGCTGCCAAAACACGCCGTACTTCGGTATGGTGAAAATCCACATCAAAAAGCGTCTGTATATGGAAAGCAGGATCAGTTCATCGATTGCTTCCATGGAAAAGAGCTTAGCTACAACAACTATCTTGATATAGACAGTGCGCTGCGAACCATGGGCGATTTTAAAGATGAAGATCCCACAGTGGCAATATTCAAGCATACAGTGCCTTGTGGAATTTCTACAAAATCGAATTTAAACGAAGCGTATAAACGAGCTTTTGCTACGGATACCGTTTCTCCATTTGGCGGAATTGTAATTACAAACCGCCCTCTGGATATGGAAACAGCTACATCAATCGATTCTATTTTTACAGAAATTATACTGGCTCCTGAATATGAAGACGGTGTTATCGAGTTTCTAAAACAGAAAAAAAATCGCCGACTGATTAAAATTTTAAATTTTCCAGACCACAATAATGAGTACTCAGCGCGATCTATTGTAGGTGGTGCACTTTATCAACAGTTCGACAATAAAATAATCACCGCCGATGATCTGCAAGTGGTTACCGACCGGAAACCAACGGACAAAGAACTATCTGACATGCTTTTTGGATGGAAAGTTGTGAAGCACGTAAAATCGAACGCTATTGTGTATACAAAAGATCAGTCTACATGCGGTATCGGAACCGGGCAGACCAGCCGTGTTGAAAGCTCTGTAATTGCCGTTCGAAAGGCGATGAATGAGGATCTTTCTCTGAAAGGAAGTGCAATTGCATCCGATGCGTTTTTCCCATTTGCTGATGGTGTGATTGCCGCAGCACAATCGGGGGCTACAGCCGTTATTCAGCCCGGCGGAAGTGTAAGAGATCAGGAAGTAATCGAGGCTGCAAATAAGTACAAGATGACGATGGTATTTACCGGAATACGGCATTTTAAACACTAA
- the purN gene encoding phosphoribosylglycinamide formyltransferase has product MKKLVIFASGSGTNMQAIIDKIDSGEIRAKIVGLIVNKSGIKAIERAENFDIPVCVIEDKDDESFTSKLKKQLSDWNPDLIVLAGFLKKIPDSVIKKFQNKIINIHPALLPKFGGKGFYGLNVHKAVLESGDKETGCTVHFVNEEYDKGPIISQKKVPVHANDTPEILAKRVLKAEHKLLPSVIKKLINQS; this is encoded by the coding sequence GTGAAAAAACTGGTGATTTTTGCGTCCGGATCGGGCACAAATATGCAGGCTATCATTGATAAAATTGATTCGGGAGAAATACGTGCGAAAATTGTCGGACTCATTGTCAATAAGTCTGGAATAAAAGCGATAGAACGTGCCGAAAACTTCGACATACCAGTTTGTGTCATTGAGGATAAAGATGATGAATCATTTACCTCTAAACTTAAAAAACAATTATCTGACTGGAACCCGGACCTGATAGTTCTCGCTGGTTTTTTGAAAAAAATCCCGGATTCGGTTATCAAAAAATTTCAGAACAAAATTATTAACATTCACCCGGCACTTCTTCCAAAATTTGGAGGAAAAGGCTTTTACGGGCTGAATGTTCACAAAGCCGTGCTGGAATCCGGTGATAAAGAAACCGGTTGTACAGTTCATTTTGTAAATGAAGAGTACGACAAAGGTCCAATCATCAGCCAAAAAAAAGTTCCGGTTCATGCAAACGACACACCTGAAATTTTAGCAAAACGAGTTTTAAAAGCGGAACATAAACTGCTGCCATCAGTCATAAAAAAATTAATCAACCAATCATAA
- a CDS encoding N-acetyltransferase family protein, with the protein MIRDVVLNDAKQIRDIYNKYVEESHATFREQPVSVKETEAQIRQITKDYPWIVYQEKEQIVGYTYADKWKEKAAYRYTVETSIYLDSSHLGKGIGSTLKGAMIEKLKERNFHCVISAISLPNPASIAMCEKFGFKKVGQLKEIGYKFDEWIDVGYWQLLL; encoded by the coding sequence ATGATAAGAGATGTAGTCTTAAATGATGCTAAACAAATCCGTGATATTTACAACAAATATGTTGAAGAATCTCATGCAACATTCCGGGAGCAACCTGTTTCAGTGAAAGAAACAGAAGCCCAAATCCGGCAAATCACAAAGGATTATCCATGGATCGTTTATCAAGAGAAGGAACAAATCGTTGGCTATACATATGCCGACAAGTGGAAGGAAAAAGCAGCATACAGATACACCGTAGAAACAAGCATTTATTTGGATTCAAGTCATCTGGGAAAAGGAATCGGCTCAACATTAAAAGGGGCAATGATTGAGAAATTAAAAGAACGAAACTTTCATTGTGTCATATCTGCAATCTCTTTGCCAAATCCTGCAAGTATTGCCATGTGCGAAAAATTTGGATTCAAAAAAGTTGGACAACTCAAAGAAATTGGATACAAATTTGATGAATGGATTGATGTTGGTTATTGGCAGTTATTATTATAA
- a CDS encoding DUF1328 domain-containing protein, translating to MLRWSITFLIVAIIAAILGFGGVAGAAAGVAEILFYIFLVLFVVSLIFGRNTKV from the coding sequence ATGTTACGATGGAGCATAACATTTTTAATTGTCGCAATTATCGCAGCTATTTTAGGATTTGGCGGAGTTGCCGGAGCTGCAGCAGGAGTCGCTGAGATACTTTTCTACATATTTTTAGTACTTTTTGTTGTGTCATTAATTTTTGGCAGGAATACCAAAGTTTAA